One segment of Anatilimnocola aggregata DNA contains the following:
- a CDS encoding phage minor head protein, whose amino-acid sequence MSAEKTHGTNERRLAKPIRLFLTGQARRVAAEVRQHGTITAALVPLIFRADVEHLAFLKAVRTPMATTIAGAALAELRRHAKPKKRNKADDSLEESLLKLKGLPKEAFELLKEYLHDLEAQPFWAGIQASTEKRLTELITGGIADGLTNRDLAKLIAEELGAGSAARALAIARTETTGLMNAGHAAVHKTLGDAGLITGKTWSATLDKDVRAAHLSLHGVTVKPDENFNVGGFLVPYPGHWSLPAQQRVNCRCLTTTKSAFEEGTEDEYEDDAELINLMAAAGML is encoded by the coding sequence ATGTCAGCCGAGAAAACGCACGGCACTAATGAGCGTCGACTCGCGAAACCGATTCGCCTCTTTCTCACCGGCCAAGCCCGGCGCGTCGCGGCCGAAGTTCGTCAGCACGGCACAATTACCGCGGCGCTTGTGCCGCTCATCTTCCGCGCCGACGTCGAACACCTGGCGTTTTTGAAGGCGGTTCGCACGCCGATGGCCACTACGATCGCTGGGGCCGCTCTCGCCGAGCTGCGGCGACACGCGAAACCGAAGAAACGCAACAAGGCCGATGACTCACTCGAAGAATCGCTTCTCAAACTGAAGGGCCTTCCGAAAGAAGCATTCGAGCTGCTGAAGGAATACCTGCACGACTTGGAAGCTCAGCCGTTCTGGGCCGGGATACAAGCTTCCACTGAGAAGCGGCTTACCGAACTCATTACAGGCGGCATAGCGGACGGCCTTACGAATCGCGACCTAGCGAAACTGATTGCCGAAGAGCTGGGCGCGGGGAGTGCCGCCCGCGCACTGGCAATCGCTCGCACCGAAACAACTGGCCTGATGAATGCGGGGCATGCAGCCGTTCACAAGACGCTCGGCGATGCTGGACTCATCACCGGCAAAACGTGGTCGGCGACGCTCGACAAAGACGTGCGAGCGGCTCACCTGTCCCTGCATGGCGTCACGGTGAAGCCGGACGAGAACTTCAACGTCGGTGGCTTTCTAGTTCCCTATCCCGGGCATTGGAGCTTACCAGCTCAACAGCGGGTGAATTGTCGATGCCTCACGACAACGAAGAGCGCGTTTGAGGAAGGCACGGAGGATGAGTACGAGGACGACGCCGAGCTAATCAACTTGATGGCCGCGGCCGGAATGCTATAG
- a CDS encoding YifB family Mg chelatase-like AAA ATPase, whose protein sequence is MSSSLPRARKSFTRVRFTGRTPHLTFTTCEPAMLAKLQTFSLLGIDAVPVEVEVDVSPGALPKTILVGLPEAAVKESQHRIDRAIANSGFLRPNDRVVINLAPAELAKSAASFDLPITLGILAGSGQLQSELLEQYAVVGELSLEGTTRPVKGALSMAMATAKQRGLRGLILPAENAAEAAVVEQIEVIPVTSLTQAVGYLSGVVDIAPVPSRVGELFDELGRYDDDFADVRGQEMAKRAVVVAAAGSHNLLMIGPPGSGKTMLAKRVPTILPSLTASESIETTRIYSSLGKLTPGQPLLARRPFRSPHHTISEAGLVGGGNPPAPGEISQAHNGVLFLDELPEFNRRTLEVMRQPLEDGTVTISRAMNSTTFPAEIMLVAALNPCPCGYKNDPRRDCNCSIPQPELDVPWQDLGSPAAHQGGNYSQLLADNNSEFLFPTASFHRSNVGALERRAA, encoded by the coding sequence ATGTCGAGCAGTTTGCCACGCGCACGTAAGTCGTTCACACGGGTTCGCTTTACCGGTCGCACGCCGCACTTGACTTTCACCACTTGCGAACCTGCCATGCTCGCAAAGCTGCAAACCTTCTCGCTCCTCGGCATCGATGCGGTCCCGGTCGAAGTAGAAGTCGACGTATCGCCCGGTGCGCTGCCGAAGACGATTCTGGTCGGACTGCCTGAAGCGGCCGTCAAAGAAAGTCAGCATCGCATTGACCGCGCCATTGCCAACAGCGGCTTCCTGCGGCCCAACGATCGCGTCGTGATCAATTTGGCCCCCGCCGAGCTCGCAAAGTCGGCTGCCTCGTTCGACCTCCCCATCACGCTCGGCATTCTTGCCGGCAGCGGACAGCTGCAATCGGAACTGCTAGAGCAATATGCCGTCGTGGGCGAGTTGTCGCTCGAAGGCACCACTCGCCCAGTGAAGGGCGCGCTCTCCATGGCAATGGCCACTGCCAAACAGCGGGGGCTGCGCGGCTTGATCTTGCCCGCCGAGAACGCGGCCGAAGCGGCCGTTGTGGAACAGATCGAAGTCATCCCCGTCACCAGTTTGACGCAAGCCGTCGGTTACTTAAGTGGCGTCGTCGATATCGCTCCGGTCCCATCGCGCGTGGGAGAACTGTTCGACGAATTGGGCCGCTACGATGATGACTTTGCCGATGTCCGTGGCCAGGAAATGGCCAAGCGGGCCGTCGTGGTGGCTGCTGCCGGATCTCATAATCTATTGATGATCGGCCCGCCCGGATCGGGCAAAACGATGCTCGCCAAGCGCGTGCCGACAATTCTACCCTCACTCACCGCCAGCGAATCGATCGAAACCACTCGCATCTATAGCTCACTCGGTAAGCTCACGCCGGGTCAGCCGCTGCTCGCCCGGCGGCCATTTCGTTCGCCGCATCACACCATCAGCGAGGCCGGACTTGTTGGCGGCGGCAACCCACCGGCACCGGGCGAAATCAGCCAGGCACACAACGGCGTACTCTTTTTGGACGAACTCCCCGAGTTCAATCGCCGCACGCTCGAAGTCATGCGTCAGCCACTCGAAGATGGCACCGTCACTATCTCGCGAGCGATGAATAGCACCACCTTCCCCGCCGAGATCATGCTCGTGGCGGCACTCAACCCTTGCCCGTGCGGCTATAAGAACGATCCACGCCGCGATTGCAATTGCTCGATCCCTCAACCGGAGCTTGATGTACCTTGGCAAGATTTAGGCTCGCCTGCTGCTCACCAAGGCGGTAACTACAGTCAGTTGCTAGCTGATAATAATTCCGAATTTCTTTTCCCCACTGCTTCTTTTCACAGGTCCAACGTAGGCGCACTTGAGCGCCGAGCTGCCTAA
- a CDS encoding nucleotidyl transferase AbiEii/AbiGii toxin family protein produces MAKKVSTSELDFIRKIKSIALKSLFSDDTILENLVLKGGNALDLGLNVSTRSSLDLDLSMDEQFETNDEFRERIQRAIEDGFAREKYRVIDFNFRAVPRGVEEDPELIEFWGGYSVDFKIISAEDYERLKGNEEQIRRECEKVGSNGSTKFEIDISKHEYNKSRKFVVFEGLKIAIYTPAALVAEKIRAICQQMPEYGLIVKRSRGAGARPKDFTDIYVICNHPEFGLEVDFGSAEFHSLVQKMFEAKRVPLDWIGKIKDTFDVHVLAFPSVLDTILPGVELPSNDFELYFAFVVEKCRQLEPLWNK; encoded by the coding sequence ATGGCTAAGAAGGTCAGTACGAGCGAATTGGACTTCATTCGCAAGATCAAGAGCATCGCGCTCAAATCGCTGTTCTCTGACGACACTATCCTTGAAAACCTCGTGCTAAAGGGCGGTAACGCTCTCGATCTCGGTCTAAACGTATCGACCCGCTCCTCGTTAGACCTCGATCTATCGATGGACGAGCAGTTCGAGACGAACGATGAATTTAGGGAGAGGATTCAGCGAGCAATCGAAGATGGCTTTGCCCGGGAAAAGTACCGCGTTATCGATTTCAACTTCCGAGCAGTCCCGAGAGGAGTCGAAGAAGATCCAGAGCTGATCGAGTTTTGGGGCGGCTACTCAGTTGACTTCAAGATCATCAGCGCGGAAGACTACGAAAGACTCAAGGGAAATGAAGAGCAAATAAGGAGAGAGTGTGAGAAAGTTGGTTCAAATGGGTCTACTAAATTTGAAATAGATATTAGCAAGCACGAGTACAACAAATCGCGGAAGTTTGTAGTATTCGAGGGGCTGAAGATCGCAATCTATACGCCCGCGGCGCTAGTCGCCGAAAAGATCAGGGCAATCTGTCAGCAGATGCCGGAGTATGGTTTGATTGTTAAGCGATCGCGTGGAGCGGGAGCTAGGCCGAAAGACTTCACAGATATTTATGTGATTTGCAACCATCCGGAATTCGGCCTGGAAGTGGATTTTGGCTCCGCTGAGTTTCATTCCTTAGTTCAGAAGATGTTCGAGGCTAAGCGAGTCCCTCTCGACTGGATCGGCAAGATCAAAGACACATTTGACGTTCACGTTTTGGCTTTTCCATCTGTACTTGACACGATATTGCCCGGCGTGGAACTGCCCTCCAACGACTTTGAACTCTATTTCGCTTTCGTTGTAGAGAAGTGCCGACAGTTAGAACCCCTTTGGAATAAATAA
- a CDS encoding PTS sugar transporter subunit IIA: MKFSDFVQTDAIKASVTATAKPDVIRELVESLAAAGAIKAGDQEGIIAAILKREELGSTGIGRGVAVPHTKHPSVEKLVGTVGVSHEGVDFNSLDGDKVHLFFLLVSPPDRPGDHLRALENISRQLRDDTFCRFLKQAQSVQDIRQLLDEADHNQFST; encoded by the coding sequence ATGAAGTTCAGTGATTTTGTTCAGACCGATGCGATCAAAGCGAGCGTAACGGCCACCGCCAAACCCGACGTAATTCGCGAACTGGTCGAGTCGCTCGCTGCGGCAGGCGCGATCAAGGCCGGCGATCAAGAAGGCATCATCGCAGCGATTCTTAAGCGCGAAGAGCTCGGCAGCACCGGGATTGGCCGCGGCGTCGCCGTTCCTCACACCAAGCACCCCAGTGTCGAAAAGCTGGTGGGTACCGTCGGCGTGAGCCACGAAGGTGTCGACTTCAATAGCTTGGATGGCGACAAGGTCCACCTGTTCTTTCTGCTCGTCTCTCCCCCCGATCGCCCCGGCGACCATTTGCGAGCACTCGAGAACATCTCGCGCCAGTTGCGCGACGACACCTTCTGTCGGTTCCTCAAGCAGGCCCAGTCGGTGCAAGACATTCGTCAACTGCTGGACGAAGCCGATCACAATCAGTTCTCCACCTAA
- a CDS encoding terminase large subunit domain-containing protein yields MRTDQLRRLQADPAEFRRCLMIDAAGNEPVKFGDVLEPYQLQDFAALDPAWRRLAGIATEPQHTRAWLERPRGHSKTHDIAVTAAWVLFAARRKLTGVVAASDHDQATLVREAVDKLTRLNPWLLQCLEVQRSVIVNPHTGSRLEIISSDVASSYGLTPDFIVCDEISHWSKPDLWQSLISAAAKRPNCVVVCILNAGFQTHWVWPLREAIRTDASWYFHSLDGPQAKWITPERLAEQERLLPFVAYRRLWLNQWTGGGGDALTEQELRDALTLTGPSGATPQGYVSVAGLDLSTTRDATGLAIVGAHVGYTEVKSEAQRHLSPQMAAMIDVGVFDAPHREDQLIRHEGTGRLRLLNMQTWQPGPGRKIDLEQVEEAVVQAHQRYRLSAVAADYWQAELMVQRLRKRGVPIQAIHFTGQNLQAMATTTLDSFRERMIDLYPHDELLADLSGLKVAEKNYGFRLQSDRGTAKGGTHHGDAAQALVLSLYAARKFNLSPTKKVDRSLVLYP; encoded by the coding sequence GTGCGAACTGACCAACTCCGCAGGCTGCAGGCCGATCCCGCGGAGTTCCGACGCTGCCTGATGATCGACGCGGCCGGCAATGAACCGGTGAAGTTCGGCGATGTGCTCGAACCCTACCAGCTGCAAGACTTCGCGGCGCTCGACCCGGCGTGGCGACGACTGGCAGGCATCGCAACCGAACCCCAGCACACGCGGGCATGGCTCGAACGCCCCCGCGGTCACAGCAAGACGCATGACATCGCCGTGACGGCCGCGTGGGTGCTCTTCGCCGCTCGCCGGAAGCTGACCGGTGTCGTCGCGGCAAGTGACCACGATCAAGCGACGCTCGTCCGTGAGGCAGTCGACAAGCTCACGCGGCTTAATCCCTGGCTGCTGCAATGCCTCGAAGTGCAGCGCAGCGTGATCGTGAACCCGCACACCGGATCGCGGCTCGAAATCATCAGCAGCGACGTGGCCAGTTCGTACGGGCTCACACCCGACTTCATCGTGTGCGACGAAATCTCCCACTGGTCGAAGCCTGACCTGTGGCAGTCACTCATCAGCGCCGCGGCCAAACGCCCGAACTGCGTGGTCGTTTGCATCCTCAACGCCGGCTTTCAAACGCATTGGGTCTGGCCACTCCGCGAAGCGATCCGAACCGACGCGTCGTGGTACTTCCATTCGCTCGATGGCCCGCAAGCGAAATGGATCACCCCCGAGCGCCTTGCCGAGCAGGAGCGGCTGCTACCGTTCGTCGCCTATCGTCGGCTGTGGCTCAATCAGTGGACCGGTGGCGGTGGCGATGCCCTTACTGAGCAGGAACTCCGCGACGCTCTTACACTCACAGGCCCATCAGGCGCAACACCGCAGGGCTACGTCTCAGTCGCCGGGCTCGACCTCTCAACCACCCGCGACGCTACCGGGCTCGCAATCGTAGGGGCCCACGTGGGCTATACCGAAGTCAAATCGGAAGCTCAGCGACACCTATCGCCGCAAATGGCCGCGATGATTGACGTCGGGGTGTTCGATGCGCCCCATCGCGAAGACCAGCTCATTCGCCATGAGGGCACCGGTCGGCTGCGACTGCTCAATATGCAAACGTGGCAACCGGGCCCTGGCCGCAAGATCGACCTCGAACAAGTCGAAGAGGCTGTCGTCCAAGCTCACCAGCGATATCGCCTCTCAGCGGTCGCCGCGGATTACTGGCAGGCCGAACTGATGGTGCAGCGACTGCGGAAGCGTGGCGTGCCGATCCAAGCCATTCACTTCACCGGCCAAAACCTGCAAGCAATGGCAACGACCACTCTCGACTCATTCCGCGAACGGATGATCGACCTATATCCGCATGATGAGCTGCTGGCCGATCTGAGCGGGCTGAAGGTGGCAGAAAAGAATTATGGCTTCCGGCTGCAATCTGACCGCGGCACCGCCAAAGGTGGCACTCATCACGGCGATGCGGCACAAGCTTTGGTGCTCAGTTTGTACGCTGCTCGCAAATTCAATCTATCGCCAACGAAAAAAGTTGATAGAAGTTTAGTACTTTATCCCTAA
- the hpf gene encoding ribosome hibernation-promoting factor, HPF/YfiA family, with amino-acid sequence MPMETSSVQINISARHGHLSTGTQEKISDKVESIRRLFDRITAIQVVVDLEHRDEPSVEIKILAEHHDEFVATVKAENVLTALDGVIDKVEAQVRKFKERLKDHKATGHKHLEAPLPEIAEDEAE; translated from the coding sequence ATGCCTATGGAGACATCTTCGGTGCAGATCAACATCTCGGCACGTCATGGCCACCTGAGTACTGGCACCCAGGAGAAGATTTCGGATAAGGTTGAATCCATCCGCCGACTCTTCGACCGCATCACGGCGATTCAAGTCGTGGTCGATCTGGAGCATCGGGACGAGCCTAGCGTCGAAATCAAAATCCTCGCCGAGCATCACGATGAGTTCGTGGCTACCGTGAAGGCCGAAAATGTGCTGACCGCACTCGATGGAGTGATCGACAAGGTCGAAGCTCAGGTGCGCAAGTTCAAAGAACGACTGAAGGATCACAAGGCCACGGGTCACAAGCACCTGGAAGCTCCGTTGCCCGAAATCGCTGAAGATGAGGCCGAATAG
- a CDS encoding TIR domain-containing protein, with product MRVFVSWSGPRSQKVGEALSKFIRRVLQRTEPWYSKNSIRSGRLAYDELVKALIGTKFGILCVTADNWERPWLNFEAGALLRSVEATQVTPYLLDIKPSQLQAPLNLFQARAANQSDTLELCRDINTALGSDSLPPNELNDHFEKWWPELESQLNAIESTGAEPPKAPDEKQLILEMREMLSLALSQKRPEHPVVLLPDTVPKVAEETYLRMQIRQNERELKKHQNLLKEATDQEEADRARSKIYRSQQAIEHAQNRLNLINKGTLD from the coding sequence ATGCGCGTTTTCGTCAGTTGGTCCGGCCCCCGCAGTCAAAAAGTCGGCGAGGCACTCAGCAAGTTCATTCGTCGCGTACTACAGCGAACCGAGCCGTGGTATTCGAAGAACAGCATCCGCTCGGGGCGTCTTGCCTACGACGAACTTGTAAAGGCGCTGATCGGAACGAAGTTCGGCATTCTCTGTGTCACCGCGGACAATTGGGAGCGACCGTGGCTGAACTTTGAGGCCGGCGCATTGCTGCGAAGTGTGGAAGCGACGCAAGTCACGCCGTACCTACTGGATATTAAGCCGAGCCAGTTGCAAGCGCCTCTCAACCTGTTTCAAGCGAGAGCAGCTAACCAGAGCGACACGCTTGAGCTGTGTAGGGACATTAACACCGCACTAGGTAGCGACTCGCTTCCGCCCAATGAATTGAACGATCATTTTGAAAAGTGGTGGCCCGAGCTGGAGTCGCAACTTAATGCGATCGAGTCAACCGGCGCTGAGCCGCCGAAAGCTCCTGACGAGAAACAGCTAATACTAGAGATGAGAGAGATGCTGTCGCTTGCCTTATCGCAGAAGCGGCCTGAACATCCTGTAGTGCTGTTGCCAGACACCGTACCGAAGGTAGCCGAAGAGACTTATCTCAGGATGCAAATTCGTCAAAACGAACGCGAACTGAAGAAGCATCAGAATCTACTGAAAGAGGCAACAGATCAAGAAGAAGCTGATCGGGCAAGGAGTAAGATATATCGATCACAGCAAGCAATTGAGCACGCTCAAAATCGACTCAATCTGATTAACAAGGGAACATTAGACTAA
- a CDS encoding type IV toxin-antitoxin system AbiEi family antitoxin domain-containing protein produces MPVSYKSRFLVARQDIETALDSLSSRVLTADVVTDLLNQFRENWRLGNIAPLAFLRLLEEHSHLHTVKLRFPTRPVTRLVWREASEFEIVQSLSEKGYFSHYSAIYFNGLTEQVPKIFYFNIEQAVRPGGGTLVQEAVDRVFRGKCRQSSRIASLGERSVCMVNGGNTDNLGVFPRKLAESTSEIHVTDIERTLIDAAVRPAYSGGVHQVLAAYRAASKNVSVNRLVSYLLRINYTYPYHQAIGFYMERAGYRATQIELLNEFKIEFNFHLDYGLKNPDFNSRWRLFIPKGF; encoded by the coding sequence ATGCCAGTTTCCTATAAAAGCCGCTTCCTTGTCGCCCGACAGGATATCGAAACCGCACTGGATTCGTTGTCTTCGAGGGTTCTGACAGCTGACGTCGTGACTGATCTGCTGAATCAATTCCGCGAGAACTGGCGACTGGGCAATATCGCTCCCTTGGCTTTCCTTCGCCTGCTAGAAGAACACTCCCACCTTCACACAGTCAAATTGCGATTTCCGACTCGCCCCGTAACTCGCCTCGTTTGGAGGGAGGCCAGCGAATTTGAGATTGTGCAGTCTCTAAGCGAGAAGGGGTATTTCAGTCACTACTCGGCGATCTACTTCAACGGTCTAACGGAACAAGTTCCGAAGATATTCTATTTCAATATCGAGCAAGCCGTTCGCCCCGGTGGCGGAACATTGGTTCAAGAGGCCGTTGATCGGGTGTTTCGAGGCAAGTGCCGACAATCATCTCGCATCGCTTCGTTGGGTGAGCGATCAGTGTGCATGGTGAACGGCGGAAACACCGACAACCTCGGAGTCTTCCCAAGGAAACTCGCGGAGTCGACATCTGAGATTCACGTCACCGACATCGAACGGACTCTGATCGATGCGGCCGTCCGCCCTGCGTACTCCGGTGGCGTTCATCAGGTTCTCGCGGCATACAGGGCCGCGAGCAAGAATGTCTCAGTCAATCGACTCGTATCTTACCTACTTAGAATCAACTACACATATCCATATCACCAAGCGATCGGTTTCTATATGGAGCGCGCGGGCTACCGGGCCACACAGATCGAGCTTTTGAACGAGTTCAAAATAGAATTTAACTTCCACCTAGACTACGGACTGAAGAACCCCGACTTCAATTCACGTTGGCGATTATTTATTCCAAAGGGGTTCTAA
- a CDS encoding phage major capsid protein, with product MKITNGLRNWLVKNYSVSEAADADVLRTQAASAVESGKLSPAKFAELLNGDELTPDALFGSMNGGNKGDGKFNTTKAVGRHNKTGETVKDERGRIAMQPSEHENAKAGAFLKHLASRAGLGNSLARTDRELLEECYGDAWAGKFHSHYLAGIPGSNAKAVLNDAVSGGAEIVPEWFDDNLISFPLLSGELLPFVDLRPVPRANSVEAASVGNPTVIWGTPEGTSISVFNTSNLIDDINSSIHAVTVAIEVGKDMLVDAAADVGRQLVENVGQRLSAELDRVIAAGNGTSEPQGIANASGIGTVNTDEGSSGPPSLSDYEGLMFAIGKQYRSKAMRPAFLSNDVSYRRSRAIQIDPSIQTRDQRPVFGLDAVNSYITLDWPHRINGDIPNATAIFGALSRYRLYRRQGFEVRWEMGGKELALKNMALLIVRGRFGGRVADGNAFAKWSDGQS from the coding sequence ATGAAGATCACGAATGGACTCCGCAACTGGCTCGTTAAGAACTACAGCGTCTCGGAAGCAGCTGATGCTGACGTCCTGAGAACTCAAGCCGCGTCCGCTGTGGAAAGCGGCAAGCTCTCGCCGGCCAAGTTCGCCGAGCTGCTGAACGGCGACGAACTCACGCCCGATGCCCTCTTCGGTTCGATGAACGGTGGCAACAAGGGTGACGGCAAGTTCAACACGACCAAAGCGGTCGGCCGACACAACAAAACCGGCGAGACTGTGAAGGATGAGCGCGGCCGAATTGCCATGCAGCCGAGCGAACACGAAAACGCCAAGGCCGGCGCTTTCCTGAAACACCTGGCGTCGCGGGCCGGGCTCGGCAACTCGCTCGCCCGAACCGATCGCGAGCTGCTGGAAGAATGCTACGGCGACGCGTGGGCCGGCAAGTTCCATTCGCACTATCTGGCCGGCATCCCGGGCTCGAACGCCAAGGCCGTGCTCAATGACGCTGTGAGCGGTGGCGCTGAAATTGTGCCGGAATGGTTCGACGACAATCTGATTTCCTTCCCACTGCTCAGCGGCGAGCTGCTCCCGTTCGTCGACCTGCGACCGGTTCCACGTGCCAACAGCGTCGAAGCTGCGAGCGTGGGCAATCCGACAGTAATTTGGGGCACTCCGGAAGGCACGTCGATTTCGGTGTTCAATACGTCGAACTTGATCGACGACATCAACAGCTCGATTCACGCCGTCACGGTCGCTATCGAAGTTGGCAAGGATATGCTTGTCGATGCCGCGGCAGACGTCGGGCGGCAACTTGTCGAGAATGTCGGTCAGCGGCTGTCGGCAGAGTTGGATCGTGTTATCGCGGCCGGCAACGGCACCAGCGAGCCGCAGGGCATCGCCAATGCGAGCGGCATCGGCACCGTCAACACCGATGAAGGCAGCAGCGGCCCGCCGTCGTTGAGCGACTACGAAGGCCTGATGTTCGCAATTGGTAAGCAGTATCGCTCGAAGGCCATGCGGCCGGCCTTCTTGTCGAATGATGTCAGTTATCGTCGCAGCCGGGCTATCCAGATCGACCCGTCGATTCAGACTCGCGACCAGCGCCCGGTGTTCGGCCTGGACGCCGTCAATAGCTACATCACGCTCGACTGGCCGCACCGAATTAATGGTGACATTCCCAACGCGACTGCGATCTTCGGCGCTCTCTCGCGCTACCGGCTTTACCGGAGGCAGGGCTTTGAGGTTCGTTGGGAAATGGGCGGCAAGGAATTGGCGCTGAAGAACATGGCGCTGCTGATCGTCAGGGGCCGTTTCGGGGGCCGCGTGGCTGATGGCAATGCCTTCGCCAAGTGGTCGGACGGCCAAAGCTAG
- a CDS encoding phage portal protein: MSSAIAKAFARLESLRANAKAAIVAPALSAIQSGGTIGETRPAPSGARELCDHNKGWVFAAVRLIATRVAGQAINVGYRAGSLPVRKGGNAVEPLSSHRLLNVLSDPSDLHTQWTLMFCTVASLELTGRALWWVTSENGQDRIFHLPTHWIESTDRRRTVWNIRPDGSTRSFPIPGEQIAHYFYPDPCDPFGCISTLQRIADAVLADESIGTAQRAAFENGLLPGLILHAGRLPTDPVTGEQGERPILESWQRRELVSAIRNMHRGAMNAGEPLILDGLIDNITKLTSSVAEMDFLNSSKLTKAKILQGFGVSPILLGEVEGANRASATVADEIFVSNKVNPLLTLLSQAMTEWLGPLFAPDDKRLTVWIEPAVAHDPELSLKRWQSAAQLGYVTPNEYRRNVLSLPNIDGGDELREALEPMKGFDPYTLASLSN, translated from the coding sequence ATGTCGTCCGCAATCGCTAAAGCTTTTGCACGTCTCGAATCCTTGCGAGCGAATGCAAAAGCTGCCATCGTCGCCCCCGCTCTGTCCGCCATCCAGAGCGGGGGCACGATTGGCGAAACACGACCCGCACCAAGCGGTGCGCGCGAACTGTGCGATCACAACAAAGGGTGGGTGTTCGCGGCCGTGCGGCTGATTGCCACTCGCGTCGCCGGCCAAGCGATCAATGTGGGCTACCGCGCCGGTTCGCTGCCTGTGAGGAAAGGTGGCAACGCGGTCGAGCCGCTCTCTTCGCACCGGCTGCTAAACGTGCTGAGCGACCCCAGCGACCTGCACACGCAGTGGACGCTGATGTTCTGTACGGTCGCGAGCTTAGAACTGACCGGCCGGGCGCTGTGGTGGGTGACGTCGGAGAATGGCCAAGATCGCATCTTTCACTTGCCGACTCATTGGATCGAGTCGACTGATCGGCGTCGTACCGTTTGGAACATTCGGCCCGATGGTTCGACTCGATCCTTCCCGATTCCCGGCGAGCAAATCGCCCACTATTTCTATCCGGACCCCTGCGACCCGTTCGGCTGCATTTCCACGCTGCAGCGAATTGCTGATGCCGTGCTCGCCGATGAATCCATCGGCACCGCTCAGCGTGCGGCCTTCGAGAATGGATTGCTGCCCGGGCTCATCCTTCACGCTGGCCGGCTCCCTACCGATCCTGTGACCGGTGAACAAGGCGAGCGGCCAATTCTCGAATCATGGCAACGCCGCGAACTGGTATCGGCCATTCGCAATATGCACCGCGGGGCGATGAATGCCGGCGAGCCCCTGATACTAGACGGGCTCATCGACAATATCACGAAGCTGACCAGCAGCGTCGCTGAAATGGACTTCTTGAACTCGTCCAAGCTCACGAAGGCCAAAATTCTGCAAGGCTTCGGCGTCTCGCCGATCTTGCTGGGCGAAGTTGAGGGGGCCAATCGAGCGTCTGCCACCGTCGCCGATGAAATCTTCGTCAGCAACAAAGTGAACCCGCTGCTCACCCTGCTTTCACAGGCAATGACTGAATGGCTCGGGCCGCTGTTCGCTCCCGACGACAAGCGGCTCACCGTTTGGATTGAGCCCGCTGTCGCACACGATCCGGAGTTGAGCCTGAAGCGCTGGCAGAGCGCCGCACAGCTCGGCTACGTCACGCCGAACGAGTATCGGCGGAACGTGCTCAGCTTGCCCAATATCGACGGGGGCGACGAACTGCGCGAGGCGCTGGAGCCGATGAAGGGTTTCGACCCGTACACGCTGGCCAGTCTCAGCAACTAG